In a genomic window of Dermochelys coriacea isolate rDerCor1 chromosome 11, rDerCor1.pri.v4, whole genome shotgun sequence:
- the CFAP210 gene encoding coiled-coil domain-containing protein 173 isoform X2, producing MDAAARPAVRYGRRKGQRREPTPLASWRHASRFLEPVSPLTRVYIGVTTEINEVTEVEDQAHCTSQRAISREVILSKTANGLEEYNVPDSIFLPNGVDLHQVTVLPKAEWVRIRDSVDSAARETARIHAERKEWKDMHLRSKAIVKNWPNTIAGQAQRKLKAKKLREEKEEEERKLLDLEEAQFQAAKRKEAIEQAKTYQYFQNERVKGLHKALLLTEVLKERDAQIEFKKTKPDIYKKKEEEMEREHEKAILKEQEKAYERYMNRQALCRDHLEQIKEHKHQAELDKLEAKKEGKEIQRLTKLYELEVQKENEKKLEEKLEHRRMHCAHVADQDILKAVQEQKQEEENDKIRAHFKAKQNMNKLRREKEAEMNRLMQERRDITINRLVEQMKQTFERIDERVARDVAEREAEWEKELKEKEEKNKAELKSIAEHRATVIKMKGEREREARLEGKEKLHELMEADRIYLEMEKDKKRRNRNENIKMQETHIQQMAEKRAKEQHEKQAELNYEAQKEVIAICKEQEFQEYANQVIDSESKTARNIYPLLKAAKEGAGGGHGPVYKERGGIRPSYQARDINGTQLPSYNCNTTEVKELNTNGNIQQTKGRLGFT from the exons ATGGACGCGGCCGCCAGGCCCGCGGTGCGGTACGGGAGGCGCAAAGGCCAGAGACGGGAGCCCACGC ctctggctTCTTGGAGACATGCAAGTAGATTTCTAGAGCCTGTTTCTCCTCTCACGAGGGTATACATAGGAGTAACAACTGAAATTAATGAAGTTACAG AGGTGGAAGACCAGGCCCACTGCACCAGCCAAAGGGCAATTAGCAGAGAAGTGATTTTATCTAAAA CAGCAAATGGTTTAGAAGAATATAATGTTCCAGATAGTATTTTTCTTCCAAACGGAGTGGATCTGCACCAGGTTACTGTTCTGCCAAAGGCAGAATGGGTAAGGATTCGAGACAGTGTTGACAGTGCAGCTAGAGAAACAGCACGGATTCATGCAGAGAGGAAAGAATGGAAAGATATGCACTTGCGTTCCAAAGCAATTGTGAAAAACTGGCCCAACACCATTGCA GGCCAGGCACAGAGGAAACTTAAAGCTAAAAAATTgcgagaagaaaaggaggaagaagaaagaaaactaCTTGATCTGGAGGAAGCACAGTTTCAAGCAGCAAAGCGGAAGGAGGCTATAGAACAGGCCAAAACTTATCAATATTTTCAGAATGAGAGAGTGAAAGGGTTACAT aaagcacTTTTACTTACTGAGGTCCTAAAGGAAAGAGATGCTCAGAttgaatttaaaaagacaaagccagatatttacaaaaaaaaggaagaagaaatggaaCGTGAGCATGAAAAAGCTATTCTTAAAGAGCAGGAAAAGGCATATGAACGCTATATGAATCGACAGGCACTTTGCAGAGACCATCTGGAACA AATAAAGGAACATAAGCACCAGGCAgaattagacaaattagaggcaAAAAAAGAAGGCAAAGAGATTCAAAGACTGACTAAGTTATATGAATTGGAAGtgcagaaagaaaatgaaaagaaactggAGGAAAAACTTGAACATAGGAGGATGCATTGT gcgcATGTTGCTGACCAGGATATTCTTAAAGCTGTACAGGAACAAAAACAAGAAGAGGAGAATGATAAAATTCGAGCTCactttaaagcaaaacaaaatatgaacaaACTGAGACGAGAAAAAGAAGCTGAAATGAACAG GTTAATGCAGGAGCGTAGGGATATTACTATTAACCGTCTAGTTGAACAAATGAAACAGACATTTGAGAGGATTGATGAACGTGTTGCTAGAGATGTTGCAGAGAGAGAAGCTGAGTGGGAAAAAGAGctcaaagagaaagaagaaaaaaacaaagctgaATTGAAATCAATTGCAGAACACAGAGCCACCGTG ataaaaatgaaaggagagagagaaagagaggcaaGATTAGAGGGTAAAGAAAAGCTTCATGAACTAATGGAAGCAGACCGCATCTATCTGGAAATGGAGAAAGACAAGAAACGAAGAAATCGCAATGAAAACATAAAAATGCAAGAGACTCATATCCAGCAAATG GCTGAAAAACGGGCAAAAGAACAGCATGAGAAACAAGCAGAATTGAACTATGAGGCCCAGAAAGAAGTTATTGCAATTTGCAAGGAGCAGGAATTTCAAGAATATGCAAATCAAGTAATTGATTCAGAATCCAAGACAGCCCGAAATATTTATCCTCTCCTCAAAGCAGCAAAGGAAGGGGCAGGTGGCGGCCATGGACCAGTTTACAAAGAAAGAGGAGGAATAAGACCTAGTTACCAAGCACGAGATATCAATGGCACTCAGCTACCTTCTTATAATTGTAACACTACTGAAGTAAAAGAGCTAAATACCAATGGTAACATCCAGCAAACTAAGGGAAGACTTGGTTTTACATG A
- the CFAP210 gene encoding coiled-coil domain-containing protein 173 isoform X4 — MDAAARPAVRYGRRKGQRREPTPANGLEEYNVPDSIFLPNGVDLHQVTVLPKAEWVRIRDSVDSAARETARIHAERKEWKDMHLRSKAIVKNWPNTIAGQAQRKLKAKKLREEKEEEERKLLDLEEAQFQAAKRKEAIEQAKTYQYFQNERVKGLHKALLLTEVLKERDAQIEFKKTKPDIYKKKEEEMEREHEKAILKEQEKAYERYMNRQALCRDHLEQIKEHKHQAELDKLEAKKEGKEIQRLTKLYELEVQKENEKKLEEKLEHRRMHCAHVADQDILKAVQEQKQEEENDKIRAHFKAKQNMNKLRREKEAEMNRLMQERRDITINRLVEQMKQTFERIDERVARDVAEREAEWEKELKEKEEKNKAELKSIAEHRATVIKMKGEREREARLEGKEKLHELMEADRIYLEMEKDKKRRNRNENIKMQETHIQQMAEKRAKEQHEKQAELNYEAQKEVIAICKEQEFQEYANQVIDSESKTARNIYPLLKAAKEGAGGGHGPVYKERGGIRPSYQARDINGTQLPSYNCNTTEVKELNTNGNIQQTKGRLGFTW, encoded by the exons ATGGACGCGGCCGCCAGGCCCGCGGTGCGGTACGGGAGGCGCAAAGGCCAGAGACGGGAGCCCACGC CAGCAAATGGTTTAGAAGAATATAATGTTCCAGATAGTATTTTTCTTCCAAACGGAGTGGATCTGCACCAGGTTACTGTTCTGCCAAAGGCAGAATGGGTAAGGATTCGAGACAGTGTTGACAGTGCAGCTAGAGAAACAGCACGGATTCATGCAGAGAGGAAAGAATGGAAAGATATGCACTTGCGTTCCAAAGCAATTGTGAAAAACTGGCCCAACACCATTGCA GGCCAGGCACAGAGGAAACTTAAAGCTAAAAAATTgcgagaagaaaaggaggaagaagaaagaaaactaCTTGATCTGGAGGAAGCACAGTTTCAAGCAGCAAAGCGGAAGGAGGCTATAGAACAGGCCAAAACTTATCAATATTTTCAGAATGAGAGAGTGAAAGGGTTACAT aaagcacTTTTACTTACTGAGGTCCTAAAGGAAAGAGATGCTCAGAttgaatttaaaaagacaaagccagatatttacaaaaaaaaggaagaagaaatggaaCGTGAGCATGAAAAAGCTATTCTTAAAGAGCAGGAAAAGGCATATGAACGCTATATGAATCGACAGGCACTTTGCAGAGACCATCTGGAACA AATAAAGGAACATAAGCACCAGGCAgaattagacaaattagaggcaAAAAAAGAAGGCAAAGAGATTCAAAGACTGACTAAGTTATATGAATTGGAAGtgcagaaagaaaatgaaaagaaactggAGGAAAAACTTGAACATAGGAGGATGCATTGT gcgcATGTTGCTGACCAGGATATTCTTAAAGCTGTACAGGAACAAAAACAAGAAGAGGAGAATGATAAAATTCGAGCTCactttaaagcaaaacaaaatatgaacaaACTGAGACGAGAAAAAGAAGCTGAAATGAACAG GTTAATGCAGGAGCGTAGGGATATTACTATTAACCGTCTAGTTGAACAAATGAAACAGACATTTGAGAGGATTGATGAACGTGTTGCTAGAGATGTTGCAGAGAGAGAAGCTGAGTGGGAAAAAGAGctcaaagagaaagaagaaaaaaacaaagctgaATTGAAATCAATTGCAGAACACAGAGCCACCGTG ataaaaatgaaaggagagagagaaagagaggcaaGATTAGAGGGTAAAGAAAAGCTTCATGAACTAATGGAAGCAGACCGCATCTATCTGGAAATGGAGAAAGACAAGAAACGAAGAAATCGCAATGAAAACATAAAAATGCAAGAGACTCATATCCAGCAAATG GCTGAAAAACGGGCAAAAGAACAGCATGAGAAACAAGCAGAATTGAACTATGAGGCCCAGAAAGAAGTTATTGCAATTTGCAAGGAGCAGGAATTTCAAGAATATGCAAATCAAGTAATTGATTCAGAATCCAAGACAGCCCGAAATATTTATCCTCTCCTCAAAGCAGCAAAGGAAGGGGCAGGTGGCGGCCATGGACCAGTTTACAAAGAAAGAGGAGGAATAAGACCTAGTTACCAAGCACGAGATATCAATGGCACTCAGCTACCTTCTTATAATTGTAACACTACTGAAGTAAAAGAGCTAAATACCAATGGTAACATCCAGCAAACTAAGGGAAGACTTGGTTTTACATGGTAA
- the CFAP210 gene encoding coiled-coil domain-containing protein 173 isoform X5 — protein MDAAARPAVRYGRRKGQRREPTPNGLEEYNVPDSIFLPNGVDLHQVTVLPKAEWVRIRDSVDSAARETARIHAERKEWKDMHLRSKAIVKNWPNTIAGQAQRKLKAKKLREEKEEEERKLLDLEEAQFQAAKRKEAIEQAKTYQYFQNERVKGLHKALLLTEVLKERDAQIEFKKTKPDIYKKKEEEMEREHEKAILKEQEKAYERYMNRQALCRDHLEQIKEHKHQAELDKLEAKKEGKEIQRLTKLYELEVQKENEKKLEEKLEHRRMHCAHVADQDILKAVQEQKQEEENDKIRAHFKAKQNMNKLRREKEAEMNRLMQERRDITINRLVEQMKQTFERIDERVARDVAEREAEWEKELKEKEEKNKAELKSIAEHRATVIKMKGEREREARLEGKEKLHELMEADRIYLEMEKDKKRRNRNENIKMQETHIQQMAEKRAKEQHEKQAELNYEAQKEVIAICKEQEFQEYANQVIDSESKTARNIYPLLKAAKEGAGGGHGPVYKERGGIRPSYQARDINGTQLPSYNCNTTEVKELNTNGNIQQTKGRLGFTW, from the exons ATGGACGCGGCCGCCAGGCCCGCGGTGCGGTACGGGAGGCGCAAAGGCCAGAGACGGGAGCCCACGC CAAATGGTTTAGAAGAATATAATGTTCCAGATAGTATTTTTCTTCCAAACGGAGTGGATCTGCACCAGGTTACTGTTCTGCCAAAGGCAGAATGGGTAAGGATTCGAGACAGTGTTGACAGTGCAGCTAGAGAAACAGCACGGATTCATGCAGAGAGGAAAGAATGGAAAGATATGCACTTGCGTTCCAAAGCAATTGTGAAAAACTGGCCCAACACCATTGCA GGCCAGGCACAGAGGAAACTTAAAGCTAAAAAATTgcgagaagaaaaggaggaagaagaaagaaaactaCTTGATCTGGAGGAAGCACAGTTTCAAGCAGCAAAGCGGAAGGAGGCTATAGAACAGGCCAAAACTTATCAATATTTTCAGAATGAGAGAGTGAAAGGGTTACAT aaagcacTTTTACTTACTGAGGTCCTAAAGGAAAGAGATGCTCAGAttgaatttaaaaagacaaagccagatatttacaaaaaaaaggaagaagaaatggaaCGTGAGCATGAAAAAGCTATTCTTAAAGAGCAGGAAAAGGCATATGAACGCTATATGAATCGACAGGCACTTTGCAGAGACCATCTGGAACA AATAAAGGAACATAAGCACCAGGCAgaattagacaaattagaggcaAAAAAAGAAGGCAAAGAGATTCAAAGACTGACTAAGTTATATGAATTGGAAGtgcagaaagaaaatgaaaagaaactggAGGAAAAACTTGAACATAGGAGGATGCATTGT gcgcATGTTGCTGACCAGGATATTCTTAAAGCTGTACAGGAACAAAAACAAGAAGAGGAGAATGATAAAATTCGAGCTCactttaaagcaaaacaaaatatgaacaaACTGAGACGAGAAAAAGAAGCTGAAATGAACAG GTTAATGCAGGAGCGTAGGGATATTACTATTAACCGTCTAGTTGAACAAATGAAACAGACATTTGAGAGGATTGATGAACGTGTTGCTAGAGATGTTGCAGAGAGAGAAGCTGAGTGGGAAAAAGAGctcaaagagaaagaagaaaaaaacaaagctgaATTGAAATCAATTGCAGAACACAGAGCCACCGTG ataaaaatgaaaggagagagagaaagagaggcaaGATTAGAGGGTAAAGAAAAGCTTCATGAACTAATGGAAGCAGACCGCATCTATCTGGAAATGGAGAAAGACAAGAAACGAAGAAATCGCAATGAAAACATAAAAATGCAAGAGACTCATATCCAGCAAATG GCTGAAAAACGGGCAAAAGAACAGCATGAGAAACAAGCAGAATTGAACTATGAGGCCCAGAAAGAAGTTATTGCAATTTGCAAGGAGCAGGAATTTCAAGAATATGCAAATCAAGTAATTGATTCAGAATCCAAGACAGCCCGAAATATTTATCCTCTCCTCAAAGCAGCAAAGGAAGGGGCAGGTGGCGGCCATGGACCAGTTTACAAAGAAAGAGGAGGAATAAGACCTAGTTACCAAGCACGAGATATCAATGGCACTCAGCTACCTTCTTATAATTGTAACACTACTGAAGTAAAAGAGCTAAATACCAATGGTAACATCCAGCAAACTAAGGGAAGACTTGGTTTTACATGGTAA
- the CFAP210 gene encoding coiled-coil domain-containing protein 173 isoform X6: MDAAARPAVRYGRRKGQRREPTPLASWRHASRFLEPVSPLTRVYIGVTTEINEVTEVEDQAHCTSQRAISREVILSKTANGLEEYNVPDSIFLPNGVDLHQVTVLPKAEWVRIRDSVDSAARETARIHAERKEWKDMHLRSKAIVKNWPNTIAKALLLTEVLKERDAQIEFKKTKPDIYKKKEEEMEREHEKAILKEQEKAYERYMNRQALCRDHLEQIKEHKHQAELDKLEAKKEGKEIQRLTKLYELEVQKENEKKLEEKLEHRRMHCAHVADQDILKAVQEQKQEEENDKIRAHFKAKQNMNKLRREKEAEMNRLMQERRDITINRLVEQMKQTFERIDERVARDVAEREAEWEKELKEKEEKNKAELKSIAEHRATVIKMKGEREREARLEGKEKLHELMEADRIYLEMEKDKKRRNRNENIKMQETHIQQMAEKRAKEQHEKQAELNYEAQKEVIAICKEQEFQEYANQVIDSESKTARNIYPLLKAAKEGAGGGHGPVYKERGGIRPSYQARDINGTQLPSYNCNTTEVKELNTNGNIQQTKGRLGFTW; this comes from the exons ATGGACGCGGCCGCCAGGCCCGCGGTGCGGTACGGGAGGCGCAAAGGCCAGAGACGGGAGCCCACGC ctctggctTCTTGGAGACATGCAAGTAGATTTCTAGAGCCTGTTTCTCCTCTCACGAGGGTATACATAGGAGTAACAACTGAAATTAATGAAGTTACAG AGGTGGAAGACCAGGCCCACTGCACCAGCCAAAGGGCAATTAGCAGAGAAGTGATTTTATCTAAAA CAGCAAATGGTTTAGAAGAATATAATGTTCCAGATAGTATTTTTCTTCCAAACGGAGTGGATCTGCACCAGGTTACTGTTCTGCCAAAGGCAGAATGGGTAAGGATTCGAGACAGTGTTGACAGTGCAGCTAGAGAAACAGCACGGATTCATGCAGAGAGGAAAGAATGGAAAGATATGCACTTGCGTTCCAAAGCAATTGTGAAAAACTGGCCCAACACCATTGCA aaagcacTTTTACTTACTGAGGTCCTAAAGGAAAGAGATGCTCAGAttgaatttaaaaagacaaagccagatatttacaaaaaaaaggaagaagaaatggaaCGTGAGCATGAAAAAGCTATTCTTAAAGAGCAGGAAAAGGCATATGAACGCTATATGAATCGACAGGCACTTTGCAGAGACCATCTGGAACA AATAAAGGAACATAAGCACCAGGCAgaattagacaaattagaggcaAAAAAAGAAGGCAAAGAGATTCAAAGACTGACTAAGTTATATGAATTGGAAGtgcagaaagaaaatgaaaagaaactggAGGAAAAACTTGAACATAGGAGGATGCATTGT gcgcATGTTGCTGACCAGGATATTCTTAAAGCTGTACAGGAACAAAAACAAGAAGAGGAGAATGATAAAATTCGAGCTCactttaaagcaaaacaaaatatgaacaaACTGAGACGAGAAAAAGAAGCTGAAATGAACAG GTTAATGCAGGAGCGTAGGGATATTACTATTAACCGTCTAGTTGAACAAATGAAACAGACATTTGAGAGGATTGATGAACGTGTTGCTAGAGATGTTGCAGAGAGAGAAGCTGAGTGGGAAAAAGAGctcaaagagaaagaagaaaaaaacaaagctgaATTGAAATCAATTGCAGAACACAGAGCCACCGTG ataaaaatgaaaggagagagagaaagagaggcaaGATTAGAGGGTAAAGAAAAGCTTCATGAACTAATGGAAGCAGACCGCATCTATCTGGAAATGGAGAAAGACAAGAAACGAAGAAATCGCAATGAAAACATAAAAATGCAAGAGACTCATATCCAGCAAATG GCTGAAAAACGGGCAAAAGAACAGCATGAGAAACAAGCAGAATTGAACTATGAGGCCCAGAAAGAAGTTATTGCAATTTGCAAGGAGCAGGAATTTCAAGAATATGCAAATCAAGTAATTGATTCAGAATCCAAGACAGCCCGAAATATTTATCCTCTCCTCAAAGCAGCAAAGGAAGGGGCAGGTGGCGGCCATGGACCAGTTTACAAAGAAAGAGGAGGAATAAGACCTAGTTACCAAGCACGAGATATCAATGGCACTCAGCTACCTTCTTATAATTGTAACACTACTGAAGTAAAAGAGCTAAATACCAATGGTAACATCCAGCAAACTAAGGGAAGACTTGGTTTTACATGGTAA
- the CFAP210 gene encoding coiled-coil domain-containing protein 173 isoform X1: MDAAARPAVRYGRRKGQRREPTPLASWRHASRFLEPVSPLTRVYIGVTTEINEVTEVEDQAHCTSQRAISREVILSKTANGLEEYNVPDSIFLPNGVDLHQVTVLPKAEWVRIRDSVDSAARETARIHAERKEWKDMHLRSKAIVKNWPNTIAGQAQRKLKAKKLREEKEEEERKLLDLEEAQFQAAKRKEAIEQAKTYQYFQNERVKGLHKALLLTEVLKERDAQIEFKKTKPDIYKKKEEEMEREHEKAILKEQEKAYERYMNRQALCRDHLEQIKEHKHQAELDKLEAKKEGKEIQRLTKLYELEVQKENEKKLEEKLEHRRMHCAHVADQDILKAVQEQKQEEENDKIRAHFKAKQNMNKLRREKEAEMNRLMQERRDITINRLVEQMKQTFERIDERVARDVAEREAEWEKELKEKEEKNKAELKSIAEHRATVIKMKGEREREARLEGKEKLHELMEADRIYLEMEKDKKRRNRNENIKMQETHIQQMAEKRAKEQHEKQAELNYEAQKEVIAICKEQEFQEYANQVIDSESKTARNIYPLLKAAKEGAGGGHGPVYKERGGIRPSYQARDINGTQLPSYNCNTTEVKELNTNGNIQQTKGRLGFTW, from the exons ATGGACGCGGCCGCCAGGCCCGCGGTGCGGTACGGGAGGCGCAAAGGCCAGAGACGGGAGCCCACGC ctctggctTCTTGGAGACATGCAAGTAGATTTCTAGAGCCTGTTTCTCCTCTCACGAGGGTATACATAGGAGTAACAACTGAAATTAATGAAGTTACAG AGGTGGAAGACCAGGCCCACTGCACCAGCCAAAGGGCAATTAGCAGAGAAGTGATTTTATCTAAAA CAGCAAATGGTTTAGAAGAATATAATGTTCCAGATAGTATTTTTCTTCCAAACGGAGTGGATCTGCACCAGGTTACTGTTCTGCCAAAGGCAGAATGGGTAAGGATTCGAGACAGTGTTGACAGTGCAGCTAGAGAAACAGCACGGATTCATGCAGAGAGGAAAGAATGGAAAGATATGCACTTGCGTTCCAAAGCAATTGTGAAAAACTGGCCCAACACCATTGCA GGCCAGGCACAGAGGAAACTTAAAGCTAAAAAATTgcgagaagaaaaggaggaagaagaaagaaaactaCTTGATCTGGAGGAAGCACAGTTTCAAGCAGCAAAGCGGAAGGAGGCTATAGAACAGGCCAAAACTTATCAATATTTTCAGAATGAGAGAGTGAAAGGGTTACAT aaagcacTTTTACTTACTGAGGTCCTAAAGGAAAGAGATGCTCAGAttgaatttaaaaagacaaagccagatatttacaaaaaaaaggaagaagaaatggaaCGTGAGCATGAAAAAGCTATTCTTAAAGAGCAGGAAAAGGCATATGAACGCTATATGAATCGACAGGCACTTTGCAGAGACCATCTGGAACA AATAAAGGAACATAAGCACCAGGCAgaattagacaaattagaggcaAAAAAAGAAGGCAAAGAGATTCAAAGACTGACTAAGTTATATGAATTGGAAGtgcagaaagaaaatgaaaagaaactggAGGAAAAACTTGAACATAGGAGGATGCATTGT gcgcATGTTGCTGACCAGGATATTCTTAAAGCTGTACAGGAACAAAAACAAGAAGAGGAGAATGATAAAATTCGAGCTCactttaaagcaaaacaaaatatgaacaaACTGAGACGAGAAAAAGAAGCTGAAATGAACAG GTTAATGCAGGAGCGTAGGGATATTACTATTAACCGTCTAGTTGAACAAATGAAACAGACATTTGAGAGGATTGATGAACGTGTTGCTAGAGATGTTGCAGAGAGAGAAGCTGAGTGGGAAAAAGAGctcaaagagaaagaagaaaaaaacaaagctgaATTGAAATCAATTGCAGAACACAGAGCCACCGTG ataaaaatgaaaggagagagagaaagagaggcaaGATTAGAGGGTAAAGAAAAGCTTCATGAACTAATGGAAGCAGACCGCATCTATCTGGAAATGGAGAAAGACAAGAAACGAAGAAATCGCAATGAAAACATAAAAATGCAAGAGACTCATATCCAGCAAATG GCTGAAAAACGGGCAAAAGAACAGCATGAGAAACAAGCAGAATTGAACTATGAGGCCCAGAAAGAAGTTATTGCAATTTGCAAGGAGCAGGAATTTCAAGAATATGCAAATCAAGTAATTGATTCAGAATCCAAGACAGCCCGAAATATTTATCCTCTCCTCAAAGCAGCAAAGGAAGGGGCAGGTGGCGGCCATGGACCAGTTTACAAAGAAAGAGGAGGAATAAGACCTAGTTACCAAGCACGAGATATCAATGGCACTCAGCTACCTTCTTATAATTGTAACACTACTGAAGTAAAAGAGCTAAATACCAATGGTAACATCCAGCAAACTAAGGGAAGACTTGGTTTTACATGGTAA
- the CFAP210 gene encoding coiled-coil domain-containing protein 173 isoform X3, translating to MDAAARPAVRYGRRKGQRREPTPLASWRHASRFLEPVSPLTRVYIGVTTEINEVTAANGLEEYNVPDSIFLPNGVDLHQVTVLPKAEWVRIRDSVDSAARETARIHAERKEWKDMHLRSKAIVKNWPNTIAGQAQRKLKAKKLREEKEEEERKLLDLEEAQFQAAKRKEAIEQAKTYQYFQNERVKGLHKALLLTEVLKERDAQIEFKKTKPDIYKKKEEEMEREHEKAILKEQEKAYERYMNRQALCRDHLEQIKEHKHQAELDKLEAKKEGKEIQRLTKLYELEVQKENEKKLEEKLEHRRMHCAHVADQDILKAVQEQKQEEENDKIRAHFKAKQNMNKLRREKEAEMNRLMQERRDITINRLVEQMKQTFERIDERVARDVAEREAEWEKELKEKEEKNKAELKSIAEHRATVIKMKGEREREARLEGKEKLHELMEADRIYLEMEKDKKRRNRNENIKMQETHIQQMAEKRAKEQHEKQAELNYEAQKEVIAICKEQEFQEYANQVIDSESKTARNIYPLLKAAKEGAGGGHGPVYKERGGIRPSYQARDINGTQLPSYNCNTTEVKELNTNGNIQQTKGRLGFTW from the exons ATGGACGCGGCCGCCAGGCCCGCGGTGCGGTACGGGAGGCGCAAAGGCCAGAGACGGGAGCCCACGC ctctggctTCTTGGAGACATGCAAGTAGATTTCTAGAGCCTGTTTCTCCTCTCACGAGGGTATACATAGGAGTAACAACTGAAATTAATGAAGTTACAG CAGCAAATGGTTTAGAAGAATATAATGTTCCAGATAGTATTTTTCTTCCAAACGGAGTGGATCTGCACCAGGTTACTGTTCTGCCAAAGGCAGAATGGGTAAGGATTCGAGACAGTGTTGACAGTGCAGCTAGAGAAACAGCACGGATTCATGCAGAGAGGAAAGAATGGAAAGATATGCACTTGCGTTCCAAAGCAATTGTGAAAAACTGGCCCAACACCATTGCA GGCCAGGCACAGAGGAAACTTAAAGCTAAAAAATTgcgagaagaaaaggaggaagaagaaagaaaactaCTTGATCTGGAGGAAGCACAGTTTCAAGCAGCAAAGCGGAAGGAGGCTATAGAACAGGCCAAAACTTATCAATATTTTCAGAATGAGAGAGTGAAAGGGTTACAT aaagcacTTTTACTTACTGAGGTCCTAAAGGAAAGAGATGCTCAGAttgaatttaaaaagacaaagccagatatttacaaaaaaaaggaagaagaaatggaaCGTGAGCATGAAAAAGCTATTCTTAAAGAGCAGGAAAAGGCATATGAACGCTATATGAATCGACAGGCACTTTGCAGAGACCATCTGGAACA AATAAAGGAACATAAGCACCAGGCAgaattagacaaattagaggcaAAAAAAGAAGGCAAAGAGATTCAAAGACTGACTAAGTTATATGAATTGGAAGtgcagaaagaaaatgaaaagaaactggAGGAAAAACTTGAACATAGGAGGATGCATTGT gcgcATGTTGCTGACCAGGATATTCTTAAAGCTGTACAGGAACAAAAACAAGAAGAGGAGAATGATAAAATTCGAGCTCactttaaagcaaaacaaaatatgaacaaACTGAGACGAGAAAAAGAAGCTGAAATGAACAG GTTAATGCAGGAGCGTAGGGATATTACTATTAACCGTCTAGTTGAACAAATGAAACAGACATTTGAGAGGATTGATGAACGTGTTGCTAGAGATGTTGCAGAGAGAGAAGCTGAGTGGGAAAAAGAGctcaaagagaaagaagaaaaaaacaaagctgaATTGAAATCAATTGCAGAACACAGAGCCACCGTG ataaaaatgaaaggagagagagaaagagaggcaaGATTAGAGGGTAAAGAAAAGCTTCATGAACTAATGGAAGCAGACCGCATCTATCTGGAAATGGAGAAAGACAAGAAACGAAGAAATCGCAATGAAAACATAAAAATGCAAGAGACTCATATCCAGCAAATG GCTGAAAAACGGGCAAAAGAACAGCATGAGAAACAAGCAGAATTGAACTATGAGGCCCAGAAAGAAGTTATTGCAATTTGCAAGGAGCAGGAATTTCAAGAATATGCAAATCAAGTAATTGATTCAGAATCCAAGACAGCCCGAAATATTTATCCTCTCCTCAAAGCAGCAAAGGAAGGGGCAGGTGGCGGCCATGGACCAGTTTACAAAGAAAGAGGAGGAATAAGACCTAGTTACCAAGCACGAGATATCAATGGCACTCAGCTACCTTCTTATAATTGTAACACTACTGAAGTAAAAGAGCTAAATACCAATGGTAACATCCAGCAAACTAAGGGAAGACTTGGTTTTACATGGTAA